The region TAGAAGATGCAAGTGAAGAAGAGGTTATAGCTGCTGGTTTAGTTCCAGGATTCTGTGGAATTGTTGATTTACCTAAAGATATAAAAGTTTATGTTGATATAGAATTAAAAGAAGACAATAACTTAGTTTGTGGAGCAAATGAAGAAAACTATCACTTTACAGGTGTAGATTTGACATCTATGGAACTTCAATATGCAGACTTAGTTGCTGTTCAAGAGGGTGATTCATGTCCTTGTTGTGATGGAAAATTATCATATACAAAAGGGATTGAAGCGGGGCATATCTTCCAATTGGGTACAAAATATTCAGAAGCAATGGATGCTAAATTTTTAGATGCAAATGGAAAAGCGCAACCTTTTGTTATGGGATGTTATGGGATAGGTGTGAGTAGATTAGTTGCGGCAGTTATTGAACAACACCATGATGAAAAAGGGTGTATCTGGACAAAACAAACAGCACCTTTTATGGTTGATGTTATTGTGTCAAATGGTAAAAAAGAGAATGAGCTTGAAGCTGGTATGAATATTTATAATTCATTAAAGCAAGCAGGAATAGAAACTATAATTGATGATAGAAAACAACAAAGATTTGGTTTTAAAATGGGTGATTTTGAGCTTATTGGATTCCCTTATGCAGTTGTTGTTGGTAAAAAACTTCAAGATGGTTTAGTTGAAGTTGTTGATAGAAAAACTTTAGAAAAAACAGAAGTAAAAGTTGAAGAAGTAGTTGAATATTTAATAAACAAAATTAAATAATTCAATAGCTTATTTGTAATTTTAGTATGATATAATTTTAAAAAAATTTAGGAGAAAAGATGGACAGTGTACAAACAGTTTCTGATATGATTGGTCTTTATGCATTAAATATTGCAATTGCTATTGTTATATTTATAATAGGTAAGTGGGTAGCAAAAAAAGTTGCTGATTTTGCTAAAAAAATGATGTTAAGAAATGAAAAAGTAGATAAAACATTAGCTAATTTTTTAGATGATATTATTTACTATATTTTAATGGTTATTGTAATCTTAACAGCTTTAAAACAATTAGGTGTAGATACTACTTCATTTTTTGCAATTTTAGGTGCAGCTGGTTTAGCTATTGGTTTAGCCCTAAAAGATTCTTTAGGAAACTTTGCATCAGGTGTAATGATTATTATGTTTAGACCTTTTAAAGTTGGAGATTTTGTAAATGCTGGTGGTGTATCAGGTACAGTTGAAGAGGTATCAATTTTTAATACTATTATAATTACACCAGATAATCAAAAGATTATTGTACCAAATGGAGCTATAACAGGTGGTTCTATTACAAATGTAAATGCAAAACCTGAAAGAAGAGTTGATTTGGTTGTAGGTATCTCTTATGATGATGATATTAAAAAAGCTAAAGATTTATTAAAGGGAATTGTAGAAGCTGATGAAAGAGTACTTCAAGATAAAGGTATTACAGTTGCAGTTTCTGAATTAGCAGATTCATCTGTAAATTTTGTTGTTAGAGCTTGGGTTAAAACTCCAGATTATTGGGGTGTAAAATTTGATTTAACAGAAAATGTAAAAACTACTTTTGATAAAGAGGGAATCACTATTCCTTATCCACAACAGGATGTTCATCACTACAACAACGATTAATATCCCTAAAATTTTAGAGGATATTCTAACCGACTTAAAAAGTATTGGCATTTTGCCAATACTTGTAGGTGGTTGTGTTAGAGACCACTTATTAAATATACCATCAAAAGATTTTGATATTGAGCTTTATAATACCACTTCTTTAACTAGTGTAGAGAACTGTCTTAAAAAATATGGAAATGTAAAAGAGGTTGGAAAATCTTTTGGAGTATTACTTCTATCAACACCTCAATATAGTTTTGATTTTGCATTAGCTAGAAAAGAGAACAAAATTGAAGATGGACATAAAGGTTTTGAAGTAATTACTTCCTCTTCATTAACTTATGAAGAAGCTGCTTTAAGAAGAGATTTTACTATTAATTCTATTGGATATAATTTTTTTGAAAAAGAATTTTTAGATCCATATAGGGGAATAGCTGATCTGAAAAATAAGATTATTAAACACATAAAAGATGAAACTTTTGTTGAAGATGCCTTAAGAGTTTACAGAGCTATACAATTTGCTTCTAGATTTGATTTTGAGATTGATCCAAATACAAAAAAACTTTGTAAAAATATGGCTAAAACAGAAGAATTTAAAACTTTGCCAAAAGAGAGAGTTTTTGAAGAGTTAAAAAAACTTTTTTTAAAATCTTCAAAACCTTCAAAAGGGATGAGTATTTTAAAAGAGTTTGGGATACTTAAATATTTTCCTGAATTAGAGGTTTTAGTAGGGTGTATACAAGACGAAGAATATCATCCTGAAGGGGATGTTTGGGTACATACCTTAATGACTCTTGATGAAATGGTTAAACTTAAAACAGGTGATGAATATAGAGATTTATATCTGTTTTATGCCTTGCTTTGTCATGATTTGGGAAAACCATTTTGTACAAAAGAGATAGATGGAAAAATCACATCTCATAAACATGAAGCTTTAGGAGTTGAACCTACACAAACTTTTTTAAATAGAATAACAAATGAAAAAAGATTTATAGAAAAAGTTATCCCTTTGGTTAAAAATCACTTGGCACCATTTCAATTATATAAAGCAGAATCCTCAACAAAAGCAGTAAAAAGATTATCTTTAAGATGCAATATTGAAGATTTATGTATAGTTTGTTTGGCTGATTGCAAGGGACGAACAATCCCTGATAAGAAAAAATGTGATGATGCTATATCTTGGGTTTTAGAAAAAGCAAGAGAGATGAATATCTCAGAAGAAGGATTAAAGCCTCTTATTCAAGGAAGAGATTTAATAAATTTAGGTTTAAAGCCTTCAAAAGAGTTTAAAGATATTTTAGATTTTGCTTTAAATCTTCAAATTGATTATAATTTAGATAAAGAAAATATTTTAGAAAAGATAAAAGAAGAATATGTAAAATAAAGTAGAAAAACTACTTTATTTTACGAGTTTATAATATGAACATCTCTTTGAGGAAATGGGATTGTAATATTATTTTTATCAAGAGCTTTTTTTATATCCTCTCTAACACCAAAATATACATCCCAGTAATCTTTTGACTCACACCAAGGCATAACAAGTAAGTTTACAGAGCTATCTGCTAATGCATTTACTCCAATGTTACACTCAGGATCTTTTAAAACTTTTTCATTTTTATTTATAGCTTTATATATAACTTTTTTTGCTTTATCAATGTCGCTATCATATGAGATACCAATCTCCATATCAACTCTTATTATACCGTTACTAGTTATATTTACTATTGAATTAGATGAGATAACAGAGTTTGGAATAATTATTGTTCTATTTTGATATGTAGTTAAAATAGTATTAAATATTTGAATCTCTTTTACTTTTCCTACATAACCTTGTGATTCAATAATATCACCCACTTTGTAAGGTTTGAAAATTAGAAGTAACACTCCACCTGCAAAATTTGATAATGAGCCTTGTAAAGCTAATCCAATAGCTAAACCAGCTGCACCTAAAACTGCAACAAATGAAGTTGTAGCAATACCTACCATTGAGGCAACTGAGATAAAAAGTAAAATCTTAAGAACCCAAGAGCATAAACTTTTTAGAAAAGGTATGAGTGTTTTATCTGCTTTTGATGCAATAAGAGTTTTTTCAAATATATTGA is a window of Halarcobacter sp. DNA encoding:
- a CDS encoding mechanosensitive ion channel domain-containing protein, which encodes MDSVQTVSDMIGLYALNIAIAIVIFIIGKWVAKKVADFAKKMMLRNEKVDKTLANFLDDIIYYILMVIVILTALKQLGVDTTSFFAILGAAGLAIGLALKDSLGNFASGVMIIMFRPFKVGDFVNAGGVSGTVEEVSIFNTIIITPDNQKIIVPNGAITGGSITNVNAKPERRVDLVVGISYDDDIKKAKDLLKGIVEADERVLQDKGITVAVSELADSSVNFVVRAWVKTPDYWGVKFDLTENVKTTFDKEGITIPYPQQDVHHYNND
- a CDS encoding HD domain-containing protein — translated: MPILVGGCVRDHLLNIPSKDFDIELYNTTSLTSVENCLKKYGNVKEVGKSFGVLLLSTPQYSFDFALARKENKIEDGHKGFEVITSSSLTYEEAALRRDFTINSIGYNFFEKEFLDPYRGIADLKNKIIKHIKDETFVEDALRVYRAIQFASRFDFEIDPNTKKLCKNMAKTEEFKTLPKERVFEELKKLFLKSSKPSKGMSILKEFGILKYFPELEVLVGCIQDEEYHPEGDVWVHTLMTLDEMVKLKTGDEYRDLYLFYALLCHDLGKPFCTKEIDGKITSHKHEALGVEPTQTFLNRITNEKRFIEKVIPLVKNHLAPFQLYKAESSTKAVKRLSLRCNIEDLCIVCLADCKGRTIPDKKKCDDAISWVLEKAREMNISEEGLKPLIQGRDLINLGLKPSKEFKDILDFALNLQIDYNLDKENILEKIKEEYVK
- a CDS encoding mechanosensitive ion channel domain-containing protein codes for the protein MEEYISKFLNLAIEYTPKLALAIITLILGLWIISIIINIFEKTLIASKADKTLIPFLKSLCSWVLKILLFISVASMVGIATTSFVAVLGAAGLAIGLALQGSLSNFAGGVLLLIFKPYKVGDIIESQGYVGKVKEIQIFNTILTTYQNRTIIIPNSVISSNSIVNITSNGIIRVDMEIGISYDSDIDKAKKVIYKAINKNEKVLKDPECNIGVNALADSSVNLLVMPWCESKDYWDVYFGVREDIKKALDKNNITIPFPQRDVHIINS